From Rutidosis leptorrhynchoides isolate AG116_Rl617_1_P2 chromosome 3, CSIRO_AGI_Rlap_v1, whole genome shotgun sequence, a single genomic window includes:
- the LOC139898846 gene encoding uncharacterized oxidoreductase At4g09670-like has product MSEPQIKFGILGCADIARKLSRAITLAPNATIHAIGSRSLEKATKYAASNNFPETAKIYGSYDAVLDDPDVDAVYIPLPTSLHIKWAVLAAQKKKHILLEKPVALNVGEFDKIVEACELNGVQMMDSTMWMHNPRTGKMKEFILDPHKFGELRSIHAVFTFAADPDFLENDIRVKPDLDALGALGDAGWYCVRAILWANDFQLPKSVTALPGTIFNKAGVIISCGAALLWENGKTATFHCSFLANLTMSVTASGTKGSLHINDFVIPFEENKGSFTTSTESGFTELVTGWAPLPSQHTVMTDVPQEVLMVTEFSRLVKSVKNEGLAVEKKWPTLSRMTQFVLDAVKTSVDKGGETVNLD; this is encoded by the exons ATGTCTGAACCCCAAATCAAATTCGGAATCTTAGGTTGCGCCGACATCGCCAGAAAACTCTCACGAGCAATAACACTCGCACCAAACGCCACCATTCACGCCATCGGCAGCCGATCACTTGAGAAAGCAACCAAATACGCAGCTTCCAACAACTTCCCTGAAACTGCCAAAATCTACGGTAGTTACGACGCCGTTTTGGATGATCCTGATGTTGATGCTGTTTACATTCCGTTACCTACTAGTCTTCACATCAAATGGGCAGTCCTTGCTGCTCAAAAGAAGAAACATATCTTACTTGAGAAACCTGTGGCTTTAAATGTTGGTGAATTTGATAAAATTGTGGAAGCTTGTGAATTGAATGGTGTGCAGATGATGGATTCTACTATGTGGATGCATAATCCAAGAACTGGTAAAATGAAGGAATTTATTTTGGATCCTCACAAGTTTGGTGAATTGCGATCG ATTCATGCTGTCTTTACCTTTGCTGCTGATCCCGACTTCCTCGAGAACGATATCCGTGTAAAGCCCGACCTCGATGCGCTCGGTGCACTTGGAGATGCCGGATGGTACTGCGTTCGTGCAATCTTATGGGCTAATGATTTCCAACTACCCAAATCCGTAACCGCTTTACCCGGAACCATTTTCAACAAAGCCGGTGTCATCATATCCTGTGGGGCCGCCTTACTTTGGGAAAATGGGAAAACCGCAACCTTTCATTGCTCGTTCCTTGCAAACTTAACCATGAGTGTAACAGCTTCTGGGACTAAAGGTAGTTTGCATATAAATGACTTTGTTATCCCTTTTGAAGAGAACAAAGGTTCGTTTACGACTTCAACAGAGTCTGGGTTCACTGAGTTGGTAACCGGGTGGGCCCCGTTGCCAAGTCAGCATACGGTCATGACCGATGTTCCACAAGAAGTGCTTATGGTTACTGAATTTTCACGGTTGGTTAAAAGTGTCAAGAATGAAGGTTTGGCGGTTGAGAAAAAGTGGCCGACTCTGAGTAGGATGACTCAGTTTGTGTTGGATGCGGTCAAGACCTCGGTTGACAAAGGTGGTGAGACTGTTAATTTGgattga